The stretch of DNA CACCCGGGTCAACGCCAACATGGACGACCTGCAGGGCACCCTGCGCGGGCTGGCCACCTTCTCCGACACCTATTCGGAGGCGTTGCCCGATGTGATCGACGCTCTCGACTCGCTGCGGATCACCGGCAACACCGTCGTCGAGCACCAGGGCGATCTGCGCTCGCTGATCTCGACGCTCGGCGACGCGGCGACCGATACTACGGCTTTCCTGAAGACCAACAAGCGGGATCTGCTCGATCTGACGATCGACTCCGAGCCGTTCCTCAAGTCGATCGCTCGACAGTCCCCGACGTTCGGCTGCATGTTCAAGAACTTCGCCGACCTGATTCCGAAGATCGGGCCGATCGTCGGCAATGGCACCGACAATCCCGGCGTCCGCGTCAACGTGCAGTTCGTGAACCCGCGCGGTCGCTACCTGCCGAACCAGGACGAGCCCCGCATGCTGTGGCGCGATCCGCCGGCCCGTTGCTACTCGAAGCCGAACCCGAACCGCCCGTTCCCGCAGTACCCGGGTGGCGGGGTTCCGGACGGCTCCTACCAGCCGCCGTCGCGCAACGCCGGTCCCAGTGACTGGCCGGAGCTGCCGCAGCCGCAGTTCAGCGGTGCGCCCGCCGGAAAGATCTACGACGATGAGGACTACGCGGACCAGATGAGGATCGTGTACGGCGCCTCGACCGGCGTCGACCCGACGAATGTCCCGACCTGGATCACCTACATCGGTGGCGGCGCAGTGCAAGGAGCGGAGGTGACGATCAAGTGAGGGGACTTCTGGCTCCGCTGATCAAGCTGATCGTCTTCGCGGTGGTCACCGCGATCGCGACGGCGATGCTCGGTTTGACGATCGCCAACGCGGGCGGTGGCGGCCGGACCGGCTTCAAAGCCGTGTTCTCCGATGCCGCCATGCTCAACCCCGGTGACGACGTCCGCATCGCGGGTGTGCGAGTCGGCCAGGTCGAGAGCGTCGAGATCACCGATCGGAACAAGGCACTCGTCACCTTCAACGTCGATCGGGACGGTCTGCCGCGCAGCACCAACGTCTACATCCGTTATCGGAACCTCACGGGTCTGCGCTATGTGGCCCTGGAGAAGGGGCCGGGCGACGCGCGCGACTCGGTCGGGCAGGACTACACGTTCGGCGCCGACCCGAAGGTGCAGAACACGCACCCGGCGGTCAACCTCACCGAGCTGTTCAACGGCTTCAAGCCGTTGTTCAAGCAGATCGAACCGCAGGACATCGACAAGCTCGCCGAGACGATCATCAAGGTCTTCCAGGGCGATATGGACACGACGATCAGCCAGCTGATCTCCCAGACGTCCGAGCTGACGAATGCGCTCGCCGACAAGGACCAGGTGATCGGTGACATGATCACCAACCTGACCAAGGTCCTCGACACGGTGAACCGCAACGACGACGAGTTCTCGAGTCTCCTCGTCAACACGTCGAAGCTGGTCTCCGGTCTGGCCGCACAGCGCGGGTCGATCGGCTCGGCGGTCAGCTCGGTGTCGAACCTGACGACCGTCACCGGCTCGATCCTGAGCAAGACGCGACCGGCGATCCAGGGCGACATCGCGGGCATCAAATCCTTGTCGGATCAGCTGAACTCGCGCACCGACGACATCTCGAAGGCGTTGACCAACCTGCCGGTCAAACTGCAGAAGATCGGCCGTGCCGCGACCTTCGGCTCGTGGTTCCAGTTCTATCTCTGCGGCATCGACGTGGTCGCGGGCAACGGCAAGTCGTCGTTGCTGACGCAGCCCGCCGTCGGTCTGCCCGACATCAACCACGTTCTGTACACCAGCGCCGCCACCCGGTGCTGGAAAGACAACAAGCGACCGGGGGAGTGACGATGGCGCAAGAACCCAACACCCCCGCGGCCGACGGGCAGAAGCCGCCCGCACCGAAGAAGAGCAGGCGGTTCGCCGGTCGCCGGAGCGCGATCAGCATCGGATCGATCGGTCTGCTCGTGCTGATCATGGTGTCGGTCTCGTCCTTCTACCTGAAGGACCTGCCGCTGCTGGGCGCCGGACCCAAGTACACCGCGGTGTTCAGCGAGGCCGCCGGGCTCAAATCCGGCAACGAGGTCCGCATCGCGGGCGTCAAAGTCGGAGAGGTCACGAAGGTCTCCCTCAACGGCGACAGAGTGGACGTCGACTTCCGCGCCGACAACGCGTGGATCGGCGACCAGACTCAGGCGTCCATCCAGATCAAGACCGTTCTGGGACAGAAGTACCTCGCCCTGAATCCTCGGGGGAGCGAGCTCGCCGATCCGGACGAGCCGATCACCGACACGGTGTCGCCGTACGACGTGATCGAGGCCTTCGGCGACGCCGCCGACCAGATCCAGAACATCGACACCGACAACGTCGCCAAGTCGCTGCGCGCCCTGTCGAACGCGTTCTCGGGGACGGCGGGCGACATCGGACCGTCGCTCGACGGCATCTCGCGGCTGTCGAACACGATCGCCAGTCGCGACCAGGAGGTTCAGCGGCTGCTGAAGGCGACCAAGGACTCGTCGAAGATCCTCGCCGACCGCAATGAGGAGTTCACTCGGCTGATCGCCGGCGCGGGCACCCTCCTGCAGGAGCTCAACAAGCGACAGGACGACATCTCGGCGCTCCTGGCGAGCACGACGACCCTGAGCAAGGCGCTCACCGGGATCGTCCGCGACAACGAGCAGCAGCTGGCTCCGGCCCTGCAGTCGCTCAAGGGAGTCACCGACCTGTTGACCGACCAGAACAAGAACATCCGAGACACGATCACCTATATGGCGCCGTTCTACCGCCTGTACGCGAACGTGCTCGGCAACGGCCGCTGGTTCGAGGCGAACGTCACGAACCTGCTTCCGCCCGCACTTCCGCAGCAGAACACGACGAGACCGCCCAACATGCAGAAGCAGCTGAACATCGGCGGAACGGAGGCCGGCTGATGTCCGAGGCTGACCAGAACACCGGCTTGTTCAACAAGCGGAACATCGTGTACGGGGCGCTCGGCCTCGTCCTGGTGCTGATCGTCGCCGCCGCCGGATGGTGGGGCTCCACGCTCATCGGCACCACCAAGGTCAAGGCCACGTTCACCAGCGCCGTCGGCATCTACAAGGGAAGCAACGTGACCGTGCTCGGCGTCGACGTCGGCAAGGTCACCAAAGTGACTCCCCGCGGCGAGGTCGTCGACGTCGAGATGCGCGTCAACCGCGGCGTCGACCTGCCACAGGACGTCAAGGCCACGCAGATCATCCCGTCGATCGTCGCCGACCGATACGTCCAGCTGGCGCCCGCCTACTCGGGCGGACCGAAGGCGGGCAGCGAGGTCACGCTCAGCACCGACGACACGTACGTTCCGGTCGAGATCGACTCGATCTACAAGAACCTGCAGAAACTGTCGAAATCGCTCGGTCCGGAAGGCGCCAACAAGCGCGGCGCCGTGACCGATCTGGTCGAGACCGCGGCGGACAACCTCGACGGCAACGGAGCCAGACTCGGCAAGGCGATCACGAATCTGTCGAAGGCCGCCACCACGCTGTCGGACGGACGCGGCGACCTCGCGTCGACCATCAAGAACCTGGACGTGTTCGTCGGAGCCCTCCGAGAGAACGACTCCCAGGTGCGCCAGTTCAACAAGCAGATGGCCTCGTTCAACACGTTCCTCGCCGGTGAGCGCGACCAGCTCGGGAAGGCTCTCGACTCGCTGTCGTACGCGCTGGGCGACGTCGCGACGTTCGTCGCCGACAACAACGACCGCATCGGCGATGCGATCCGCGACCTGCAGCCGACCGGGCAGGCGTTGCTGGACAACAAGGATCACCTGCTGGAGATCTTCACCGTTCTGCCGGTCACGGTCTCGAACCTGATCAACGCTTACGACGCCGAGTCGGGAACCCTCGCGATGCGGGTGAACCTGCCCGATCTGCAGGACCCGTTGGCCGCCGGTTGCCGGTTCCTCGATCTGAAGAACCTGATGCCGGGCAACCCGCTCGCCATCGACTTCAGCAAGAAGATGGCACCGCTGATCGACAACTGCCGCAAGGTCGGCAAGCAGGTCACCGACGGTGTCCTCGAGCCGATGCTGCCGATCCTGCCGTTCGCCATCATGAGCGGCAAGAAGCTGCAGAAGGACCCGACCCCGGGCTCCAGCCCGGGCAACCCGGATCCGCGACTTCCCGGAGGCAAGTGATGAAGGTGACGCTCAGCAAGCGTGCCCGCGCAGCCGCGGTCGGCGCGGTGATGACGGCCGTCGTCGCTCTCTCGTCGGCGTGTTCGGGAATCCAGTCGATACCGCTTCCGGGCGGCGTCGACGTGGGCGATCACCCTCGCGAGTACAAGATCGAGTTCGCCGACATCCTCGACCTGGTGCCCCAGTCCATGGTCAAGATGGACGGCATCCCGGTCGGGCAGATCACCAAGGTGGAGGTGCCCGAGGACTCGTGGAACGCGCTGGTCACGGTCAAGGTCCGCGACAGCGTCGACCTGTCCGATCAGGTGCACGCCTCGATTCAGCAGACCAACCTCCTCGGTGAGAAGTTCGTGTCGCTCAGTGAGCCGGACGATGTGACCGCGTCCACTCCGCGTCAGCCGGAGAGCCAGGTCATCAAGACCTCTCGGACGTCGACGACGACCGACATCGAGCAACTCCTCGGTGCGCTGTCGATGCTGCTCAACGGCGGGGGCATCAATCAGCTCGAACCGATCATCACGGCGATCAACGAGTCGATCGGCAGCGATCCCAGCCGGTTCCGCTCGCTGTTGACGCAGACCGAGAAGCTGATCTCCGGGCTCAACGCACAGCGCGACGACATCATCCGTGCCATCGACGGCGTCGACCGGTTGTCCCAGCGCGCCAATGCGCAGACCGATCAGATCGAGCGGATCCTCGACGAACTGCCCGCCGGGGTCCAGGTCTTGGAGGAGCAGCGTCCGCAGTTCGTCGACCTGCTCACCAAACTCGACGACCTCGGCGACGTCGGCACCGACATCCTGGGCAAGGCCCACGACGAGATCATCACCGATCTGAAGGCGCTGCGCCCGATCCTGACCGAGCTGTCGAAGTCGGCTCAGGACGCGGTCACCGCGCTGCCGTTGATGCTCACGCATCCGTTCCCGGACGATCTGCTTCCCGCCGTGCAGGGCGACTCGACCAACCTGTTCCTCACCCTGGACCTGCGGCTGCTCAACCAGCTGGAGGCCCTCGGCGTCGGACAGGGCACACCGAAGTACAGCCCGCCGAAGGTGAGCCCGCCGAAGGTGGATCCGGGCAACCCGTACATCAACGGGAACGGACCGCGGTGGGGTTGGCCGACGATCTCTCTGCTGCCTCCGCCGCTGAACTCCAAGCGTGGACCGAACACGCCGCCGTCCGGTGGCACCTATCCGATGAACCCGACGTCGTCGTCGGCCGAGAAGAAGAAGTCGGACTCGTCGAAGACGAAGAAGCCTGCGAGCACCACGAGCCGTAACCAGTACGCACCGCTGCCGTCCCAAGGCGACGGTTCGGGCTTCATGGACGGCACTCTCGCAATGCTGAAGGGCGGCCTGAAATGACGACGCGTCTGGTGAAGGTCCAGCTGATCGTCTTCGCAGTCATCGGTATCGCCGCGATCGTGATCGCCGGTGCGAAGTACGCGCGGTTGGACAAGCTGACCGGACTGACCACCTACCGCGTCACCGTCGAAGCCGACGACGCGGGCGGCGTCTTCCCGAACGCCGAGGTCACCTATCGCGGTGTCCCGGTGGGGCTGGTCGGCGACATGGAGCTCACGACCGACGGCATGTTGATCCATCTCGACATGAACAAGGGCGCACCGAAGGTACCGGCCTCGGCGAAGGCCGTCGTCGCGAACCGCTCGGCGATCGGCGAGCAGTTCATCGATCTGCAGCCGCCGAACGACGACGGTCCGTACCTCCACGACGGCTCGGTGATCACGAACTACTCGCTGCCGCCGAAGCTGCAGGACGTCATCTCCGATGCGATCGACCTGACCAAGACGGTCCCCGTCGACGATCTGCACACCGTCGTCAGCGAACTCGGCAAGGCGTTCAACGGCCAGGGCGAGAACCTCACCAGGCTGATCGACTCGCTCGACAAACTGTCGAAGACCGGCGTGGACAATCTCGACGAGACGATCTCGCTGATCAAGAACGCCGACGTCGTCCTGACGACTCAGGCCGAGCAGTCGGACGACATCCTGGCGTGGTCGGAGAACATCGACAAGGTCGCAGCGACCCTCGCCGGCCATGACCCGGCACTGGTCCGGATCCTCAAGGACGGCCCGCGGGCGTCGTCGGCACTGGAGCACTTCCTCGACACGAACGGCGACGACACGACCAAACTGGTCCACCAGCTCGGGCAGACCGTCCACGCGGTGGAACCCGCTTCCTTCGCGACGGGCGCCCTGTTCGCCATGCTGTCGGCGCTCGGCGCGGGCAGCCACTCTCCGGCGCCGGGCGACGGCCAGATCCACTTCGGCATCGTCCTCGAGACCGAGAACCCGCCCGGCTGCACCGTCGGCTACGAGAGCACGCAGAAGATCATCGACGAGATGAAGAAGCGCAACCCCGACTTCGACATCAACTACGACGACTTCCCGTTCAACACCGAAGCCAATTGCGACGTGGCGGTCGGCAACCCGACCTCGGTGCGCGGCGCCAACCGTGCCGCGCTGGCGAGCCCCGACTTCGTCCAGCCGTGGGACAACACCCCGAAGAAGGACCCCGACAAGCTGAACCTCAACCCGATCGCCACACAGATGGCCGGGCTGATGGGGGTCCGCGCCAAGTGACTCGGCGACGGCCGGGCAGGTGCGTCAGGTGCGTGTGTGCCCGGTCTGCGGTCAGTGGAACGTGCGAGGTGAGTCGCCGTCCGGTGAACCACGCCGCACTTCATACACACAGCTCACCGTTATATTCGATAGGTACAGTGGCGCTCGATGAATTCTGATGACACCCGCGACCCGGACTCGTTCGACGAACCGGTGAGCGACGAGCCCGACGCGTTCGTGGAGGTCGAGAAGACCTCCGACGTCGAGAAGACCGCAGCGGAGGCGGACTCTGTCGAGGACGCCGACTCCGCGCCCTCGGACGAGGCGCCCGAAGGCGAGTCCGCCGACGAGAGCTCCGCATCGCAGACGGACGAGTCCGGAGACGCAGGCGAGCCGGGGGAGACCGAGAAGGCCGGGTCCGAGGCGATCGGCGACGGAGAGCACCGCCACTGGAGGGCGTCGATGGTTCTGGCCGTCGCGGTCGCCGCCCTGGTGGGCGCCGTGGTGTGCCTGGGCTACTTCGGTTACACGGGAATCCGCGCGTACACCGTCGATGCGGACCGGGAGCAGGCCCGTGCGGCGTCTGTCGACGCCGCCGAGCAGGCCGTCATCAACACGTTCACCGTCGACGGCAAGAGCGTCGAGGAATGGCAGCGTCGGATGCGCTCGTCACTGACGGGCGATGCCCTCAAGCAGGCGATCGACGAGACGAGTTCGGGTACGGTGCAGCAGATCCAGGCCGCCAAGGCCCAGGGACTGACGATCACCACGAAGGTGGTCCGGAGCGCGGCGACCGAACTCGACGGTGATCACGCGACGGTCCTCGTGATGACTCTGGCGACGAGCTCGGCGGCGCCCGACAAACCCCAGCCGCAGTCGAACCTTCTGTCGATGGACAAGGTCGACGGCTCATGGAAGGCGTCGAAGATCGTGCCGCTCACTCCGATCGAGTACTACGAGGACTCGACCGGCGCTCAACAGGAACAGTCCGGCGACCAGCAGGGAGGCGGCAACTGATGGCCGAACGTCCGAACAAGCGGCGTACCCCGAAGGTCGCCGGACGATCGACCTCGCGCGTCGAGATCTCCCGTCAGGCTCAGGACCGCAGAGAGTCGACGGCCGACGCCGCGGTCGACACGACGGTCGTCCCGGAGTCGACCGACACGCCGGAGACGCCGCGGCGCGGCGTCGGGCTGCGGAAGCCGACCGGCGAGTCCGGCGTGGAGCGCAAGCGTCGCGCCGCCGAACAGGAGCGCAGTGACGCGGCCGCCGAGCGCGAGCGGGCCGACGTCGAACCGGGTGCGCACGATACCGGGGGCACTTACCGGATGGCCGCGATCGTCGGCGCCGTCGCCGTGCTGCTCGGCGTGGTCGCCACGGTCCTCGCCGTCCATCCCGGTGCGTCCACGTCGGCGAACAAGGCGTTCGTCGACAAGGGGGAGAGCGAGAAGGTGCTTGCGCAGGCGCGCGACTCGCTCTGCGCACCGTTCCAGTTCAAGTACGGTGAGCTCGACAAATGGCTCGGCAACGTGGAGAGCAAGCTGACCGGGCAGGCGCGCCGCGAGTTCCTCGCCAACGTCGACTCGTCGCGGTCGCTCGTCGAACAGACGAAGGCGTCGCAGGACTGCCGCGTGGACGCCGTCGGCCTGCTCGACCTGTCCCACGACCGGGCCGAGGTCCTGACCAACCTGGTGGTCTCGACGACGCGGGAGGGGTCGATCGCGGCCTCCGACATGCCCCAACTGCGGGTCGTGATGACGCGCGAGGACGGTGTCTGGCGGCCGAGCGAGATCCTCGAGCCCTGACCGTCGGAGCGGCGGGTGGGACCGGTCTCGTAGCGAAATTCTCTGCTCGATCCGCGCGTTCTCTTGACGAACAGGCGTCTCGGGGGCCACTCTTGTCAGCAACCGATTCGCTCAGGTGGCAGCCCGACGAACTTCGGTTCTACTCGGGGTTGACATAACCCCGCTGTCTTCTGATACAGTTGGACGTTGCGCTGGCTGCCTCCTGTTCGCTGTTAGATTTCCTTCCGGTCACCTCGGTGTCCGCCGTGGAATCGCCGCCTCAGGTGACACGCCTCGCAGCGGCCCCACGGCCAACGGCTATATGCCATGCACCGAGAAACTTCGTGTTGGAAGGACGCATCTTGGCTCTCGACCGCCAGTCCACCTCAACCACTGCGGGTATCATCCCGGGAGCGCCGCACCGCGCTTCATTCGCCAAGATCGATGAGCCCTTGGAGGTTCCGGGTCTGCTGGACGTCCAGCTCGACTCGTTCGACTGGCTCGTCGGCACGCCGGAGTGGCGCGCCAAGGCGATCGCCCGTGGTGAAGAGAACCCGGTCGGCGGACTCGAGGAAGTCCTCCGCGAGCTGTCACCGATCGAGGACTTCTCGTCCTCGATGTCCCTCTCCTTCTCCGAACCGCACTTCGACGAGGTCAAGGCCTCGGTCGACGAGTGCAAGGACAAGGACATGACGTACGCGGCTCCGCTGTTCGTCACCGCCGAGTTCATCAACAACAACACCGGCGAGATCAAGTCGCAGACCGTCTTCATGGGCGACTTCCCGATCATGACCGACAAGGGCAGCTTCATCATCAACGGCACCGAGCGTGTCGTGGTGAGCCAGCTCGTCCGCAGCCCCGGCGTGTACTTCGACGCGAGCATCGACAAGGGCACCGAGAAGACCCTCCACTCGGTCAAGGTGATCCCGGGCCGCGGCGCCTGGCTCGAGTTCGACGTCGACAAGCGCGACACCGTCGGTGTCCGCATCGACCGCAAGCGCCGCCAGCCGGTCACCGTGCTGCTGCAGGCGCTCGGCCTCACGCGCGAGGAGATCACCGAGCGTTTCGGCTTCTCCGAGATTCTGATGTCGACCCTCGAGAAGGATTCGACCAGCAACCAGGACGAGGCGCTCCTCGAGGTCTACCGCAAGCTTCGTCCGGGCGAGCCCCCGACGAAGGAGTCGGCCGAGAGTCTTCTGGAGAACCTGTTCTTCAAGGAGAAGCGTTACGACCTGGCCCGCGTCGGTCGCTACAAGATCAACAAGAAGCTCGGCCTCACCGCGAACCCGATGTTCGGCGAGTCGGTGCTGACCCGCGAGGACATCGTCGCGACCGTCGAGTACCTGGTGCGCCTGCACGAGGCCGATCCGAACGTCACCACCAAGATGACCGTTCCGAACGGCGTCGAGGTTCCCGTCGAGGTCGACGACATCGACCACTTCGGCAACCGTCGTCTGCGCACCGTCGGTGAGCTGATCCAGAACCAGATCCGCGTCGGCCTCTCGCGCATGGAGCGCGTCGTCCGCGAGCGCATGACCACGCAGGACGCCGAGGCGATCACCCCGCAGACCCTGATCAACATCCGTCCCGTCGTGGCGGCGATCAAGGAGTTCTTCGGAACCAGCCAGCTGTCGCAGTTCATGGACCAGAACAACCCGCTCTCGGGCCTGACCCACAAGCGTCGTCTCTCGGCGCTGGGCCCCGGCGGTCTGTCGCGTGAGCGCGCCGGCCTGGAGGTCCGCGACGTCCACCCGTCGCACTACGGCCGCATGTGCCCGATCGAGACGCCGGAAGGCCCGAACATCGGCCTCATCGGTTCGCTGTCGGTGTACGCCCGCGTCAACCCGTTCGGCTTCATCGAGACGCCGTACCGCAAGGTGATCGACGGCCGGGTCTCCGACGTCGTCGAGTACATGACCG from Gordonia humi encodes:
- a CDS encoding MCE family protein, with protein sequence MAQEPNTPAADGQKPPAPKKSRRFAGRRSAISIGSIGLLVLIMVSVSSFYLKDLPLLGAGPKYTAVFSEAAGLKSGNEVRIAGVKVGEVTKVSLNGDRVDVDFRADNAWIGDQTQASIQIKTVLGQKYLALNPRGSELADPDEPITDTVSPYDVIEAFGDAADQIQNIDTDNVAKSLRALSNAFSGTAGDIGPSLDGISRLSNTIASRDQEVQRLLKATKDSSKILADRNEEFTRLIAGAGTLLQELNKRQDDISALLASTTTLSKALTGIVRDNEQQLAPALQSLKGVTDLLTDQNKNIRDTITYMAPFYRLYANVLGNGRWFEANVTNLLPPALPQQNTTRPPNMQKQLNIGGTEAG
- a CDS encoding MCE family protein: MATAKRRLLGLLFFVVVIGLLATSILKFRGAFDDYTTVTLDTTDAGNALAVNADVKSRGVIIGTVRHVDVQPGGKVEVELGLQPDKAKQLPIGTTGRVLPKTLFGERFVSLTIPENGHGSLANGDVINTDPRGSSAEVEDLFDALMPVLKAIPPQDLNVTLTSISQAIGGKGKDLAKTIDRLDTIFTRVNANMDDLQGTLRGLATFSDTYSEALPDVIDALDSLRITGNTVVEHQGDLRSLISTLGDAATDTTAFLKTNKRDLLDLTIDSEPFLKSIARQSPTFGCMFKNFADLIPKIGPIVGNGTDNPGVRVNVQFVNPRGRYLPNQDEPRMLWRDPPARCYSKPNPNRPFPQYPGGGVPDGSYQPPSRNAGPSDWPELPQPQFSGAPAGKIYDDEDYADQMRIVYGASTGVDPTNVPTWITYIGGGAVQGAEVTIK
- a CDS encoding MCE family protein, whose translation is MRGLLAPLIKLIVFAVVTAIATAMLGLTIANAGGGGRTGFKAVFSDAAMLNPGDDVRIAGVRVGQVESVEITDRNKALVTFNVDRDGLPRSTNVYIRYRNLTGLRYVALEKGPGDARDSVGQDYTFGADPKVQNTHPAVNLTELFNGFKPLFKQIEPQDIDKLAETIIKVFQGDMDTTISQLISQTSELTNALADKDQVIGDMITNLTKVLDTVNRNDDEFSSLLVNTSKLVSGLAAQRGSIGSAVSSVSNLTTVTGSILSKTRPAIQGDIAGIKSLSDQLNSRTDDISKALTNLPVKLQKIGRAATFGSWFQFYLCGIDVVAGNGKSSLLTQPAVGLPDINHVLYTSAATRCWKDNKRPGE
- a CDS encoding MCE family protein; the protein is MKVTLSKRARAAAVGAVMTAVVALSSACSGIQSIPLPGGVDVGDHPREYKIEFADILDLVPQSMVKMDGIPVGQITKVEVPEDSWNALVTVKVRDSVDLSDQVHASIQQTNLLGEKFVSLSEPDDVTASTPRQPESQVIKTSRTSTTTDIEQLLGALSMLLNGGGINQLEPIITAINESIGSDPSRFRSLLTQTEKLISGLNAQRDDIIRAIDGVDRLSQRANAQTDQIERILDELPAGVQVLEEQRPQFVDLLTKLDDLGDVGTDILGKAHDEIITDLKALRPILTELSKSAQDAVTALPLMLTHPFPDDLLPAVQGDSTNLFLTLDLRLLNQLEALGVGQGTPKYSPPKVSPPKVDPGNPYINGNGPRWGWPTISLLPPPLNSKRGPNTPPSGGTYPMNPTSSSAEKKKSDSSKTKKPASTTSRNQYAPLPSQGDGSGFMDGTLAMLKGGLK
- a CDS encoding MCE family protein → MTTRLVKVQLIVFAVIGIAAIVIAGAKYARLDKLTGLTTYRVTVEADDAGGVFPNAEVTYRGVPVGLVGDMELTTDGMLIHLDMNKGAPKVPASAKAVVANRSAIGEQFIDLQPPNDDGPYLHDGSVITNYSLPPKLQDVISDAIDLTKTVPVDDLHTVVSELGKAFNGQGENLTRLIDSLDKLSKTGVDNLDETISLIKNADVVLTTQAEQSDDILAWSENIDKVAATLAGHDPALVRILKDGPRASSALEHFLDTNGDDTTKLVHQLGQTVHAVEPASFATGALFAMLSALGAGSHSPAPGDGQIHFGIVLETENPPGCTVGYESTQKIIDEMKKRNPDFDINYDDFPFNTEANCDVAVGNPTSVRGANRAALASPDFVQPWDNTPKKDPDKLNLNPIATQMAGLMGVRAK
- a CDS encoding MCE family protein, which codes for MSEADQNTGLFNKRNIVYGALGLVLVLIVAAAGWWGSTLIGTTKVKATFTSAVGIYKGSNVTVLGVDVGKVTKVTPRGEVVDVEMRVNRGVDLPQDVKATQIIPSIVADRYVQLAPAYSGGPKAGSEVTLSTDDTYVPVEIDSIYKNLQKLSKSLGPEGANKRGAVTDLVETAADNLDGNGARLGKAITNLSKAATTLSDGRGDLASTIKNLDVFVGALRENDSQVRQFNKQMASFNTFLAGERDQLGKALDSLSYALGDVATFVADNNDRIGDAIRDLQPTGQALLDNKDHLLEIFTVLPVTVSNLINAYDAESGTLAMRVNLPDLQDPLAAGCRFLDLKNLMPGNPLAIDFSKKMAPLIDNCRKVGKQVTDGVLEPMLPILPFAIMSGKKLQKDPTPGSSPGNPDPRLPGGK